A stretch of the Psychroserpens sp. Hel_I_66 genome encodes the following:
- a CDS encoding MotA/TolQ/ExbB proton channel family protein: protein MILQSNIQDGAELATDPETTEKTLSIIELISSGGTAGQIIIAMLFVLLIAAIYIYFERLFAIKAASQIDANFMNQIKDHVTNGKIDSAQVLCAQQNSPVSRLINKGITRIGKPLDDINTAIENAGRLEIYSLEKNVSILATISGVAPMIGFLGTVIGMILSIFEIANSGGQIDIKQLSDGLYTAMTTTVAGLIVGIVAYMAYNHLVVKTDKVVYQMEANSLEFLDHLNEPI from the coding sequence ATGATATTACAAAGTAATATTCAAGATGGAGCAGAACTTGCTACTGATCCAGAAACAACTGAGAAAACACTTTCAATAATTGAATTAATTAGTAGTGGTGGTACAGCGGGTCAAATCATTATTGCAATGTTATTTGTACTTTTAATTGCTGCCATTTATATTTATTTTGAGCGACTTTTTGCAATAAAGGCTGCGTCACAAATAGATGCAAATTTCATGAATCAAATCAAGGATCACGTTACTAACGGGAAGATTGATTCTGCACAAGTATTATGTGCTCAACAAAATTCTCCAGTATCAAGATTGATCAATAAAGGGATTACAAGAATAGGCAAACCTTTAGATGATATCAATACAGCCATAGAGAATGCTGGGAGATTAGAAATCTATAGTTTGGAAAAAAACGTTAGCATTCTTGCAACCATTTCAGGTGTAGCTCCAATGATTGGATTTTTGGGTACAGTAATTGGGATGATACTTTCCATTTTTGAAATTGCAAATTCAGGTGGGCAAATTGATATCAAACAATTATCCGATGGTTTATATACAGCTATGACAACAACCGTTGCAGGACTTATTGTTGGTATTGTTGCTTATATGGCATATAATCATTTGGTCGTAAAAACCGATAAAGTGGTTTACCAAATGGAAGCCAACTCATTAGAGTTTTTAGATCACTTAAACGAGCCTATTTAA
- the nhaD gene encoding sodium:proton antiporter NhaD, with product METIIIIVFILGYLAITIEHTIKIDKLIPALVMMAISWALISLGIDSFSEWFDSSSHGLVDGFASLGHEDKMHWMEETLLHHLGKTAEILVFLLGAMTIVEIIDYFDGFSTIKSFIKTKSKKRILWIFGFLAFFLSAIIDNLTATIVLISILQKLVYDRDVRIWYAGLIIIAANAGGAWSPIGDVTTTMLWIGKKVTTGHLFVYLFLPSLICMLVPFFIASFMPAFKGKLDQSTDDRADQPKSKFSSTMLYLGLGGIVSVPIFKTVTHLPPYVGMMLALGIVAIFAEIYSNSKFSMTEVDDAESQAHAHHSPVHHSLSKIELPSILFFLGILMAVAALESLGILFGFAGTLQDTMPMLGTELHHGGVSDLVVLLLGVGSAVIDNVPLVAASLGMFSEPIDNELWHFIAYSAGTGGSMLIIGSAAGVVAMGMEKIDFFWYLKKISWLALVGFLAGAVVFMFTRTIF from the coding sequence ATGGAAACAATTATCATTATAGTATTTATTTTAGGCTACTTAGCCATAACTATTGAGCACACTATTAAAATTGATAAATTAATCCCAGCATTAGTTATGATGGCTATAAGTTGGGCATTAATATCTCTTGGTATTGACTCTTTTTCAGAATGGTTTGATTCTTCAAGTCATGGTTTAGTTGATGGTTTTGCCAGTTTAGGGCACGAAGATAAAATGCATTGGATGGAAGAAACCCTTCTTCATCATCTTGGTAAAACTGCCGAAATTCTTGTATTCCTTTTGGGAGCAATGACCATCGTGGAGATCATTGATTATTTTGATGGTTTCTCAACCATAAAAAGCTTTATAAAAACAAAAAGTAAAAAGAGAATTCTTTGGATTTTCGGGTTTTTAGCGTTTTTCTTATCAGCTATTATTGATAACTTAACAGCAACAATTGTATTGATTTCTATTTTACAAAAATTAGTGTACGATAGAGATGTTCGAATTTGGTATGCAGGTTTAATCATTATAGCAGCAAATGCAGGTGGAGCATGGTCACCAATTGGTGATGTAACAACCACAATGTTATGGATTGGGAAAAAAGTAACCACAGGTCATTTATTTGTATACCTATTTTTACCTTCTCTTATTTGTATGCTTGTACCATTTTTTATTGCTTCGTTTATGCCAGCATTTAAAGGTAAATTAGATCAAAGTACAGATGACCGAGCAGATCAGCCTAAAAGCAAATTTAGCTCTACGATGTTATATCTTGGATTAGGTGGTATTGTTTCAGTGCCTATTTTTAAGACAGTAACACATTTACCTCCATATGTAGGTATGATGTTAGCTTTAGGTATCGTCGCTATCTTTGCGGAAATATATAGTAACTCTAAATTTAGTATGACAGAGGTAGATGATGCCGAAAGTCAAGCTCATGCTCACCATAGTCCTGTTCACCACTCATTATCTAAAATTGAGTTGCCAAGTATCTTATTTTTCCTCGGAATATTAATGGCTGTAGCAGCACTTGAGTCTTTAGGAATACTATTTGGTTTCGCGGGAACTTTACAAGACACCATGCCAATGCTAGGTACAGAATTACATCATGGAGGTGTTTCAGATTTAGTGGTTCTCTTATTAGGTGTAGGATCTGCGGTAATTGATAATGTACCACTGGTAGCAGCTAGTTTAGGGATGTTTTCAGAACCAATTGATAATGAACTTTGGCATTTTATAGCCTATTCTGCAGGAACAGGTGGTAGTATGTTAATTATAGGGTCCGCAGCTGGTGTAGTTGCTATGGGAATGGAAAAAATTGACTTTTTCTGGTACCTTAAAAAAATCTCATGGTTAGCACTCGTAGGCTTTTTGGCTGGAGCAGTCGTATTTATGTTTACAAGAACAATATTTTAA
- a CDS encoding UDP-N-acetylmuramoyl-tripeptide--D-alanyl-D-alanine ligase, whose amino-acid sequence MTTENLYKHFLNSEGICTDTRKISKNCMFFALKGDNFNGNKFAEEALKKGALYVVIDEESYKINNRFIFVENVLETLQDLATYHRKQLNLPIISLTGSNGKTTTKELINAVLSKKHKTTATKGNLNNHIGVPITLLEMSKETEIGIVEMGANHQKEIEMLCNIALPDYGLITNFGKAHLEGFGSVEGVIKGKSELYDHLRSNSKVVFVNENDETQRKQVGDYNHVILFGTQTELQETQPYISLSYKNQKLQTHLTGTYNYNNVAVAIAIGEYFKIPTQDIIDAIENYVPNNNRSQIVEKSGNQIILDAYNANPSSMMAALKNFDQLINSNKVIILGDMFELGKDAKIEHQQIADFISNIDLECKILIGENFYSTTIKYDTISYFKSFEDFKNNFGNFKFNNHMILIKGSRGMALERVLDFL is encoded by the coding sequence ATGACTACAGAAAACTTATATAAGCATTTTCTTAATTCTGAAGGGATATGCACAGACACTAGGAAAATATCAAAAAACTGTATGTTTTTTGCATTAAAAGGAGATAATTTTAACGGTAACAAATTTGCAGAAGAAGCCCTAAAAAAAGGAGCTTTATATGTTGTTATTGACGAAGAATCCTATAAAATCAATAATAGGTTTATTTTCGTTGAAAATGTACTAGAAACACTGCAGGATCTGGCGACCTATCATCGTAAACAATTAAATCTACCAATTATATCTCTTACTGGTAGTAATGGTAAAACCACAACAAAGGAATTAATCAATGCTGTTCTCTCAAAAAAACACAAAACAACCGCAACAAAGGGGAATTTAAACAACCATATTGGTGTACCAATTACTCTGTTAGAAATGAGTAAAGAAACTGAAATTGGTATTGTAGAAATGGGTGCCAACCATCAAAAAGAAATAGAGATGCTTTGTAATATCGCACTTCCAGACTATGGATTAATTACAAATTTCGGAAAAGCACATCTTGAAGGTTTTGGGAGCGTAGAGGGAGTGATTAAAGGGAAGTCAGAATTATATGATCACCTAAGGTCAAATAGTAAAGTGGTTTTCGTTAATGAAAATGATGAAACACAAAGAAAACAAGTTGGAGATTATAATCATGTAATACTATTTGGAACACAAACTGAGCTCCAAGAAACACAACCTTACATATCATTAAGTTATAAAAACCAAAAGCTCCAAACACATCTCACAGGAACATATAATTACAATAATGTAGCTGTCGCGATTGCAATTGGAGAATATTTTAAAATCCCAACACAAGACATAATTGATGCCATAGAGAATTATGTCCCAAATAACAATCGTTCACAAATAGTTGAAAAAAGCGGAAATCAAATTATTTTAGATGCCTATAATGCCAATCCAAGTAGTATGATGGCTGCATTGAAAAATTTTGATCAGCTCATAAATTCAAATAAAGTAATTATTTTAGGTGATATGTTTGAACTTGGCAAAGATGCAAAAATAGAACATCAGCAAATTGCAGATTTTATATCCAATATAGATTTAGAATGTAAAATCCTTATAGGTGAAAACTTTTACAGCACTACCATAAAATACGATACAATATCTTATTTTAAAAGCTTTGAGGATTTTAAAAATAACTTCGGAAATTTCAAATTCAACAACCATATGATTTTGATCAAAGGCTCAAGAGGTATGGCTTTAGAGAGAGTTTTAGATTTTTTATAA
- a CDS encoding ExbD/TolR family protein yields the protein MNLRGRNKVTPEFNMSSMTDIVFLLLIFFMLASTLVTTNAIDILLPTASGKTENKQSVAVSIKKDLTYYIDEKRVGESVLESELISILSNQDQPTVVLRAEKSVPVENVVTVMDIANRNKFKVILAVKPNN from the coding sequence ATGAATTTAAGAGGACGAAATAAAGTAACACCAGAGTTCAATATGTCGTCAATGACAGATATTGTATTCTTGTTATTGATCTTTTTTATGCTAGCATCTACTTTGGTCACTACCAATGCAATTGACATTTTATTGCCAACCGCCAGTGGAAAAACCGAAAACAAACAATCTGTAGCAGTGAGTATCAAAAAAGATTTAACTTATTATATAGATGAAAAGCGCGTTGGTGAAAGTGTTTTAGAAAGCGAATTAATTTCAATACTATCAAACCAAGACCAGCCAACGGTTGTATTGAGAGCAGAAAAATCGGTACCAGTAGAAAATGTGGTTACCGTAATGGACATCGCTAACCGAAATAAATTCAAGGTTATTTTAGCAGTAAAACCAAATAATTAA
- the gldJ gene encoding gliding motility lipoprotein GldJ: MDMKNVLNLRILLALVISLTIVSCSRNSSKNTSRATGWKINDKNGGFQYNDKFQEQETAPGLVFVEGGTFTMGKVQDDVMHDWNNSPNQQHIQSFYIDESEVTNLMYLQYLDWLKSVYPPEEENFRLIYEGALPDTLVWRNRLGYAEMMTENYLRHPGYGEYPVVGVSWIQAVEFASWRTDRYNELNLEGAGYIERDAKLSASAESNFNTDTYINAPTLTYGGNDSIINPDKSRRRVQTTAAGDTINQYAKRESGLISPDYRLPTEAEWEYAALGMSELRSFNVYRGRKKYPWDGQYTRSGKRKTRGDQLANFKQGKGDYGGIAGWSDDGADITAEVMSYEPNDYGIYDMAGNVAEWVYDVYRPIVDDEFNDFNYVRGNVYYKNSINEDGTVKVITPDEIVYDTLSNGRIVARNLPGEILQVGVDENETYLRTNFDKSDNRNFRDGDARSSRMYADNFEDEDDGDSNNETRKMYNSPKHNVERDSLGNLIKKYDTSNQRTSLINDEVRVYKGGSWRDRAYWIDPAQRRYFPQDMATDYIGFRCAMSRVGSKSQDKKKRN; the protein is encoded by the coding sequence ATGGATATGAAAAACGTCTTAAATCTAAGGATACTATTAGCCCTAGTGATATCTTTAACAATTGTTAGCTGTAGTAGAAACTCTTCTAAAAACACATCAAGAGCTACAGGATGGAAAATCAACGATAAGAATGGTGGTTTTCAATATAATGATAAATTCCAAGAGCAAGAAACTGCTCCAGGGTTAGTATTTGTAGAAGGAGGAACTTTTACAATGGGTAAAGTACAGGATGATGTTATGCATGATTGGAACAACTCGCCTAACCAACAACACATTCAATCATTTTATATTGATGAAAGCGAAGTAACCAATCTTATGTACTTACAATATTTAGATTGGTTAAAAAGCGTTTATCCGCCAGAAGAAGAAAACTTTAGACTAATTTATGAAGGAGCATTACCTGACACCTTAGTATGGAGAAACCGTTTAGGCTATGCAGAGATGATGACCGAAAATTATTTACGTCATCCAGGTTATGGTGAATATCCTGTTGTCGGTGTTAGTTGGATTCAAGCAGTTGAATTTGCTAGCTGGAGAACAGATCGCTACAATGAATTAAACTTAGAAGGTGCTGGATATATTGAGAGAGATGCAAAACTATCTGCGTCTGCAGAGAGCAACTTTAATACAGATACATATATCAACGCTCCTACACTTACTTATGGAGGAAATGACTCAATCATTAATCCAGACAAATCGAGACGTAGAGTACAAACTACAGCAGCAGGTGATACAATCAACCAATATGCAAAAAGAGAATCTGGTTTAATTTCTCCAGATTATAGACTTCCTACCGAAGCAGAATGGGAATATGCAGCTTTAGGTATGAGTGAATTGAGAAGCTTTAACGTATATAGAGGTCGTAAAAAATACCCATGGGACGGGCAATACACACGTTCTGGAAAAAGAAAGACTAGAGGTGATCAATTAGCAAACTTCAAGCAAGGTAAAGGAGATTATGGCGGTATCGCTGGATGGTCTGACGACGGAGCAGATATTACTGCAGAGGTTATGTCATACGAGCCTAACGATTATGGAATTTATGATATGGCTGGTAATGTTGCAGAATGGGTTTATGATGTTTATAGACCAATAGTCGATGATGAGTTCAATGATTTCAACTATGTAAGAGGAAACGTATACTATAAAAACTCAATAAACGAAGATGGTACTGTTAAAGTAATTACTCCAGATGAAATTGTTTATGATACTTTAAGTAACGGTAGAATCGTAGCAAGAAATTTACCAGGAGAAATTTTACAAGTTGGTGTTGACGAAAACGAAACATACTTAAGGACTAACTTTGATAAAAGCGACAATAGAAACTTTAGAGATGGTGACGCTAGATCCTCACGTATGTATGCAGATAATTTTGAAGATGAAGATGATGGAGATAGCAACAACGAGACACGTAAAATGTATAACTCACCAAAACATAACGTTGAGAGAGATTCTTTAGGAAATTTAATTAAGAAATATGATACTTCTAACCAAAGAACATCTCTAATTAATGATGAAGTTAGAGTGTACAAAGGAGGTTCATGGAGAGATAGAGCTTATTGGATTGATCCAGCACAGCGTAGATACTTCCCACAAGATATGGCAACAGATTACATTGGGTTTAGATGCGCAATGTCAAGAGTTGGCTCTAAATCGCAAGATAAAAAGAAAAGAAACTAG
- a CDS encoding Hsp70 family protein — protein MKTINYAIDLGTTNSLIAKYDDGNIKIYNNPLGLKQTLPSCIAFRGKRIVIGDKALDYLEKDAENICMLFKRKMGTQDTYFVPAIDKEMSPIELSSLILKELKNFVNDEDSLNSVVITIPASFDTIQSNATKKAGYLAGFKEVVLLQEPIAACLAFANTSNIEVAEKQNWIVYDFGGGTFDVALVEVNDRELKVTDNLGDNYLGGADFDNLIVEFIIVPFLEEKLKISNLWKDLKSKTTAFKGLYFELLKIAEEAKKELSHYEETELELDLEIKGEDVFETFMIKREQFEDLISPKVEQTIEFIQDVIKNNQLLNAQIDRVILIGGSTYVPLIKRRIAEAVGVEVNSSIDPTSAVAVGAAYYAGSKPATVSEEMVEEANIVTETESIDFKLFYEQNTRDLEELITGKINGDLVSNFRIMRKDGGYDSGVKTLDDGSFSEFVPLLEGRLNAFKIQLLNTDFDVLKVIDTVAINQGSYNVQGQPLPNDICMEVDDLDASATRLELVFAKGSILPLKKKIYKTASKTILKQSKSNLIINIIEGKSKGLPSSGLSIGFIEIFGKDLEEDLIKGTDIEIEIEVTESRDLKTNVFLQSCDQEFKNVFSESERAISINKINMELNTVLGDVEALIRANISEENFEYSQQLENIRVGLIETQIAASLINDDDVSDSKFQLDDKKRKLIQTFDDLTRNKLIAHEIEEYNESKSSLEFHLNKEENERFQEKYARIIKNEREVINSGNKYLIRSKIKELDELYDSIIQSSDENFITYFLHMKFVTDFSNQRKADKLIKQGDEALDKQDYKSLRHIVYGLSALLPDYEKEKQKKFKDDSRTGLG, from the coding sequence ATGAAAACAATAAACTACGCCATAGATTTAGGAACAACTAATAGCTTAATTGCAAAATATGACGACGGAAATATTAAAATTTACAACAATCCGTTAGGCTTAAAACAAACGTTGCCATCGTGTATCGCTTTTCGTGGAAAGAGAATCGTAATTGGAGATAAAGCACTGGATTACTTGGAAAAAGATGCAGAAAACATTTGTATGCTCTTTAAACGAAAAATGGGAACTCAAGACACTTATTTCGTTCCAGCAATCGACAAAGAAATGTCGCCAATTGAGTTGTCGTCACTAATTTTGAAAGAGCTCAAAAACTTTGTAAACGATGAGGATAGTTTAAATTCTGTAGTGATCACCATCCCAGCATCTTTTGATACGATCCAATCCAATGCTACAAAAAAAGCGGGTTATTTGGCTGGGTTTAAGGAAGTGGTTTTGTTGCAAGAGCCTATTGCTGCTTGTTTGGCTTTTGCAAATACTTCTAATATTGAAGTTGCAGAAAAACAAAATTGGATTGTTTATGATTTTGGAGGTGGAACATTTGACGTTGCTTTAGTAGAGGTTAATGACAGGGAATTAAAGGTTACAGATAATCTTGGTGATAATTATTTGGGAGGAGCAGATTTTGATAATCTTATTGTAGAATTTATCATAGTTCCTTTTTTAGAAGAAAAGCTGAAAATCTCAAACCTATGGAAAGATTTAAAATCAAAAACTACAGCCTTTAAAGGACTTTACTTTGAATTGCTCAAAATAGCTGAAGAGGCAAAAAAAGAATTGTCTCATTACGAAGAAACAGAATTAGAGCTGGATCTCGAAATTAAAGGCGAAGATGTTTTTGAAACGTTCATGATAAAAAGAGAGCAATTTGAGGATTTGATTTCTCCAAAAGTGGAGCAAACAATCGAGTTTATTCAAGATGTAATAAAAAATAATCAATTGCTAAATGCTCAAATTGATCGCGTTATTTTAATTGGAGGTAGTACTTATGTGCCTTTGATTAAAAGACGAATTGCCGAAGCTGTTGGTGTAGAAGTTAATTCTAGCATTGATCCAACATCGGCAGTTGCTGTTGGAGCTGCCTACTATGCAGGATCCAAACCTGCAACAGTTTCCGAAGAAATGGTTGAGGAAGCAAATATTGTTACGGAAACCGAAAGTATTGATTTCAAACTCTTTTACGAGCAAAATACTCGAGATCTGGAAGAATTAATCACGGGAAAAATAAACGGAGATTTGGTGAGTAATTTTAGGATCATGCGAAAGGATGGCGGTTATGACTCTGGAGTTAAAACTTTAGATGACGGGAGTTTTTCTGAGTTTGTGCCATTATTGGAAGGTCGTTTGAATGCTTTTAAAATACAGTTATTAAATACAGATTTTGATGTTTTAAAAGTAATTGACACCGTTGCCATAAACCAAGGGAGTTATAATGTTCAAGGCCAACCTTTGCCCAATGACATTTGTATGGAAGTTGACGATTTGGATGCTTCTGCTACGAGACTCGAGCTGGTTTTTGCGAAAGGGAGTATCCTTCCGTTGAAAAAGAAAATTTACAAAACAGCTTCAAAAACGATTTTAAAACAATCTAAATCCAATTTGATCATCAATATTATTGAAGGTAAATCTAAAGGATTGCCAAGTTCTGGTTTGAGCATTGGTTTTATTGAAATCTTCGGAAAAGATCTTGAGGAAGATCTTATTAAGGGAACAGATATCGAGATTGAAATAGAGGTGACCGAATCGCGAGATTTAAAGACCAATGTGTTTTTGCAATCGTGTGACCAAGAGTTTAAAAATGTGTTTAGCGAGTCTGAAAGGGCTATAAGCATCAACAAGATCAATATGGAACTTAATACGGTTCTTGGAGATGTTGAAGCGTTGATAAGAGCTAATATTTCCGAAGAAAACTTTGAATACTCCCAACAATTGGAAAATATTAGAGTAGGGCTGATTGAAACCCAAATTGCTGCATCATTGATTAATGATGATGATGTATCTGATTCTAAATTTCAGTTAGATGATAAAAAACGAAAGCTCATTCAAACTTTTGATGATTTAACTCGTAATAAGTTGATTGCTCATGAAATTGAGGAATATAATGAAAGCAAGTCTAGTTTGGAATTTCATTTAAATAAGGAAGAAAATGAACGTTTTCAAGAAAAATATGCCCGAATAATTAAAAATGAGAGAGAGGTTATAAATTCTGGAAATAAATATTTAATCCGTTCAAAAATCAAGGAACTTGATGAGTTGTATGATTCCATAATTCAATCTAGTGACGAGAATTTTATCACTTATTTTTTACATATGAAGTTCGTTACAGATTTTTCTAACCAAAGAAAGGCAGATAAGTTAATAAAGCAAGGCGACGAGGCGTTAGACAAACAAGATTATAAATCTTTGAGACATATCGTGTATGGATTGTCTGCCCTTTTGCCAGATTATGAAAAGGAAAAGCAGAAAAAATTCAAGGATGATAGTAGAACTGGTTTAGGTTAA
- a CDS encoding Glu/Leu/Phe/Val dehydrogenase dimerization domain-containing protein yields MKDLLQKYEDKEPEIIFNWKDPETEAEGWTVINSLRGGAAGGGTRMRKGLDMNEVLSLAKTMEVKFTVSGPAIGGAKSGINFDPKDPRKKGVLERWYKAVSPLLKSYYGTGGDLNVDEIHEVIPITEESGVWHPQEGVFEGHFKPTQADKINRIGQLRHGVIKVIENPKYSPSVARKYTVADMITGFGVAEAAKHFYDIQGDSIIGKRAIVQGFGNVGAAAAFYLAQMGAKVVGIIDIVGGLIKEEGFSFEEITNLYLAKSGNTLVNDHLIPFSEINEKIWSLQTEIFAPCAASRLVTQGQIDQMIDTGLEVISCGANVPFADKEIFFGSIMEHTDNKVSLIPDFISNCGMARVFAYFMERKVQMTDEAIFSDTSEIIKKALQKVYDKNQTKTGISATAFEIALTQLI; encoded by the coding sequence ATGAAAGATTTACTACAAAAATACGAAGATAAAGAGCCCGAAATAATCTTTAACTGGAAAGACCCAGAAACCGAAGCCGAAGGATGGACAGTCATCAACTCCTTAAGAGGAGGTGCAGCAGGTGGTGGAACCAGAATGCGTAAAGGCCTCGATATGAACGAGGTTTTATCACTTGCCAAAACAATGGAGGTGAAATTTACAGTTTCAGGACCAGCCATTGGAGGCGCAAAATCTGGAATTAATTTTGACCCTAAAGATCCAAGAAAAAAAGGGGTTTTAGAACGTTGGTACAAAGCAGTATCACCATTATTAAAAAGTTATTATGGTACAGGTGGAGATCTTAATGTAGATGAAATTCACGAGGTTATCCCAATTACTGAAGAAAGCGGAGTTTGGCATCCTCAAGAAGGTGTTTTTGAAGGTCACTTTAAGCCTACCCAAGCAGACAAGATCAACCGCATTGGGCAATTGAGACACGGTGTAATTAAGGTGATTGAAAACCCAAAATATTCACCAAGTGTCGCAAGAAAATACACTGTTGCAGATATGATTACAGGTTTTGGTGTGGCAGAAGCAGCAAAACATTTTTATGATATTCAAGGAGACTCTATTATTGGTAAGCGAGCAATCGTTCAAGGTTTTGGTAATGTTGGTGCAGCAGCAGCTTTTTATTTGGCTCAAATGGGAGCGAAAGTTGTAGGTATCATTGATATTGTTGGAGGTTTAATTAAAGAAGAAGGGTTTTCTTTTGAAGAGATTACAAATCTCTATTTAGCAAAGTCGGGAAACACGTTGGTTAATGATCATCTCATTCCTTTTTCAGAAATAAATGAAAAAATATGGTCACTGCAAACAGAGATATTTGCGCCTTGTGCAGCATCAAGATTGGTTACCCAAGGTCAAATTGATCAAATGATCGATACAGGTCTAGAAGTGATTTCGTGCGGTGCTAATGTACCATTTGCAGATAAAGAGATTTTCTTCGGAAGCATTATGGAGCACACAGATAATAAAGTGAGCCTCATACCAGATTTTATCTCAAACTGTGGTATGGCAAGAGTTTTTGCATATTTTATGGAGCGTAAAGTGCAAATGACCGATGAGGCAATTTTTAGCGATACTTCAGAAATTATAAAAAAAGCATTACAAAAAGTTTACGATAAGAATCAAACAAAAACAGGCATAAGTGCAACAGCATTTGAAATTGCCTTAACGCAATTAATATAA
- a CDS encoding bifunctional folylpolyglutamate synthase/dihydrofolate synthase — protein sequence MNYQDTVNWMFKQLPMYQNQGKSAFKKDLSNTILLANHLENPEHKFKSIHVAGTNGKGSTSHMLASVLQEAGYKVGLYTSPHLKDFRERIKINGKEVSKQFVIGFIKRNTSFLENQQLSFFEMTVGMAFDYFAKQKVDIAVIEVGLGGRLDSTNIITPEVSVITNIGFDHTQFLGNTYEAIAKEKAGIIKPKIPIVIGETQEETKTVFEETAKNNNSKIYFADQLINDNYSSDLKGSYQKHNKKAVVQTLRVLRDLDFNISEENIITGLQNVVKNTGLKGRWQLLQKEPKVICDTAHNKEGLKYVFEQLQRENYSALHIVFGVVNDKDVSTILPLMPKDAAYYFCKPNVPRGLDTDILKQQFLDFGIKGESYSSVNMALNSAKSNASSDDLIYVGGSTFVVAEIV from the coding sequence ATGAATTACCAAGATACAGTCAACTGGATGTTTAAGCAGTTACCCATGTATCAAAACCAAGGTAAGTCTGCCTTTAAAAAAGACCTATCCAATACCATACTTTTAGCAAATCATCTTGAAAATCCAGAACATAAATTTAAAAGTATCCATGTTGCTGGTACAAATGGTAAAGGTTCTACAAGCCACATGTTAGCTTCCGTTTTGCAAGAAGCAGGCTATAAGGTTGGATTATATACTTCTCCACATTTAAAAGATTTTAGAGAACGTATAAAGATTAATGGCAAAGAAGTCTCCAAGCAATTTGTTATTGGTTTTATAAAGCGCAATACCTCATTTTTAGAGAACCAGCAACTATCCTTTTTCGAGATGACCGTTGGAATGGCTTTCGATTATTTTGCAAAACAAAAGGTCGATATTGCTGTGATTGAAGTTGGGCTTGGTGGTAGATTGGATTCTACTAATATTATTACTCCAGAAGTTTCGGTAATTACCAATATCGGTTTTGACCATACCCAATTCTTAGGTAATACTTACGAAGCAATCGCTAAAGAAAAAGCAGGAATTATTAAGCCAAAAATCCCAATCGTGATTGGCGAAACTCAAGAAGAAACCAAAACCGTTTTTGAAGAAACAGCAAAAAATAACAACTCCAAAATATATTTTGCAGATCAATTGATAAATGACAATTATTCGAGCGATCTAAAAGGAAGTTACCAAAAGCACAATAAAAAAGCAGTGGTGCAAACTTTAAGGGTTCTACGTGATTTGGATTTTAATATTTCCGAAGAAAATATAATTACTGGATTGCAAAATGTGGTAAAAAATACAGGTTTAAAAGGGCGTTGGCAACTTTTACAAAAAGAGCCTAAAGTAATTTGTGACACAGCGCATAATAAAGAAGGACTTAAGTATGTGTTTGAGCAATTACAAAGAGAGAACTATAGTGCGTTGCATATCGTTTTTGGTGTTGTGAATGATAAGGATGTGAGTACTATATTACCATTGATGCCAAAAGATGCTGCGTATTATTTTTGCAAACCAAATGTACCCAGAGGTCTTGATACTGACATTTTAAAACAACAATTTTTGGACTTTGGTATTAAGGGAGAGTCCTATTCATCGGTAAATATGGCTCTAAATTCAGCAAAAAGTAATGCCTCAAGTGATGATTTGATTTACGTTGGCGGAAGTACATTTGTAGTAGCCGAAATCGTATAG